A genomic segment from Streptomyces sp. NBC_01233 encodes:
- a CDS encoding acyl carrier protein produces the protein MATDILTEITGMLVEIVGDEYLLAEEVTMKTTFNEDLALESIEFVALAELLHHRYGADVDLMGFLAEKDMDAILAMSVGELVTHIGRITHTSLARVSAGDSPASAG, from the coding sequence ATGGCAACTGACATCCTCACCGAGATCACGGGCATGCTCGTGGAGATCGTCGGCGACGAGTACCTCCTCGCGGAGGAGGTCACGATGAAGACGACGTTCAACGAGGACCTCGCCCTGGAGAGCATCGAGTTCGTGGCCCTCGCCGAGCTGCTCCACCACCGTTACGGCGCCGACGTGGACCTGATGGGCTTCCTGGCGGAGAAGGACATGGACGCCATCCTGGCCATGTCCGTCGGCGAGCTCGTCACCCACATCGGCCGGATCACGCACACCTCCCTGGCCCGGGTCTCGGCGGGCGACTCGCCCGCGTCGGCCGGCTGA
- a CDS encoding glycosyltransferase, producing the protein MLFTVPPLAGHVNPTVAVGAELAARGHEIAWAGPASALARLLPAQARILPAGEEAGGGYSALHERWRDLRGVGALRFLWEEALVPLARAMVPGVERAVRAFGPDVMVADQQALAGPLVARRLGVPWATSASTSAELTRPFADFPKVGEWVAGQISGLLAEFGDAARESGGWDPRFSERLVLVFSTPELVGTAGEFPAHHAYVGPAFGARPVAPGFPWQRLDPARRRVLVSLGTLNQEAGARFYGAVLGAAERLAEEVQFVLAAPSALIGPVPGHVLLQESVPQLELLPHLDAVVCHAGHNTVCEALAHGLPLVVAPIRDDQPIVARQVVEAGAGIRVRFGRTRAEELRDALTAVLDDPGPRRAARRIQTSFAAAGGAAAAADRLEKLL; encoded by the coding sequence GTGCTGTTCACCGTGCCCCCGCTGGCGGGGCACGTCAATCCGACGGTGGCCGTCGGGGCCGAACTGGCGGCCCGGGGACACGAGATCGCCTGGGCGGGGCCGGCCTCCGCGCTGGCCCGGCTGCTGCCCGCGCAGGCGCGGATCCTGCCGGCCGGCGAGGAGGCGGGCGGCGGGTACTCGGCGCTGCACGAGCGCTGGCGCGATCTGCGCGGGGTGGGGGCGCTGCGGTTCCTGTGGGAGGAGGCGCTGGTTCCGCTCGCCCGGGCGATGGTGCCGGGGGTGGAACGGGCCGTCCGGGCGTTCGGGCCGGACGTGATGGTCGCCGACCAGCAGGCCCTGGCCGGGCCGCTGGTCGCCCGGCGGCTCGGGGTGCCGTGGGCGACCTCCGCCAGCACCTCGGCGGAACTGACCCGGCCCTTCGCGGACTTCCCGAAGGTCGGGGAGTGGGTGGCCGGGCAGATCTCCGGCCTGCTCGCGGAGTTCGGTGACGCGGCGCGGGAGTCCGGGGGCTGGGACCCGCGGTTCTCGGAGCGGCTGGTCCTGGTCTTCTCCACTCCCGAACTCGTCGGAACCGCCGGGGAGTTCCCGGCCCACCACGCCTACGTCGGGCCGGCCTTCGGGGCCCGGCCGGTCGCGCCCGGATTCCCCTGGCAGCGGCTGGACCCGGCGCGGCGGCGGGTGCTGGTGTCCCTGGGCACCCTCAACCAGGAGGCCGGTGCCCGCTTCTACGGCGCGGTACTGGGAGCCGCCGAACGGCTCGCCGAGGAGGTCCAGTTCGTGCTGGCGGCGCCCTCCGCGCTCATCGGGCCGGTGCCCGGCCACGTACTGCTCCAGGAGAGCGTCCCGCAGCTGGAACTGCTGCCGCACCTGGACGCGGTGGTCTGCCACGCCGGCCACAACACCGTCTGCGAGGCCCTCGCGCACGGGCTGCCGCTGGTCGTCGCCCCGATCCGGGACGACCAGCCGATCGTGGCCCGGCAGGTGGTCGAGGCAGGAGCCGGAATCCGGGTGCGCTTCGGCAGGACCCGGGCCGAGGAACTGCGCGACGCGCTCACGGCCGTGCTGGACGATCCCGGCCCCCGCCGGGCCGCCCGGCGGATCCAGACCTCATTCGCCGCGGCGGGCGGGGCTGCCGCCGCGGCCGACCGGTTGGAGAAGCTGCTATGA
- a CDS encoding class I SAM-dependent methyltransferase, which translates to MTPPPLSRVRWTSAVLLAALAAGTVRAGRRLRAIPVLPATPSAAAGVPRPAGWRLLTARGVEPDAATFLAACAHAEREGLRVLDLLPADLAAERALGLLRLVDPARYRWDRLGEGRGAGFAVLVAEEVLARAGVDPVGPRPHPAELSALTRRLKEYAADATGLAIAPGLSCGGPDEPRGPARVAELRARGLPPGALAAAQLGGLALLAGVALRQGRWGAAAAGLYWLQPYLALGGPGSPLRPADLARATAARPLRSLDAALRTAAAAGWDASGEDRARAAAYQAELTTGVAHFLDPRRPDCPWCGSGRLAVRVRVPDLLQGKPVLFTLEQCGECGHVFQNPRLTPEGLEFYYRDFYDGRGGEGAGTVFGRLGAAYRGRAEMLLPHAEPLSWLDVGTGHGHFCNTARAVWPRTRFDGLDMGDGVREAERRGWVETGYQGQFPEFASKLAGQYEVVSMYHYLEHTRDPLAELDAAASVLAPGGFLTIELPDPESRMARLLGPVWLPWFQPQHQHLVPAANLREALADRGFTVLAEEHGPAHQGNDFFGAVALTATRLAPDPDRPWGPPATARTRALAHAVRLAALPAFAGAAVLDALRTAAAHRTDGGNAYRMLARKDTP; encoded by the coding sequence ATGACGCCACCCCCGCTCTCCCGGGTCCGGTGGACCTCCGCGGTGTTACTGGCCGCACTCGCCGCGGGCACCGTACGCGCCGGGCGCCGGCTTCGGGCGATCCCGGTGCTGCCCGCGACCCCGTCCGCGGCAGCCGGCGTGCCGCGGCCGGCCGGATGGCGGCTGCTCACCGCCCGCGGCGTCGAGCCCGATGCGGCCACCTTCCTCGCCGCCTGCGCACACGCCGAAAGGGAGGGGCTGCGGGTGCTGGACCTGCTGCCCGCGGACCTGGCCGCCGAGCGGGCGCTGGGGCTCCTGCGGCTGGTCGATCCCGCCCGGTACCGGTGGGACCGGCTCGGTGAGGGGCGCGGGGCCGGGTTCGCCGTGCTCGTCGCCGAGGAGGTGCTGGCGCGGGCCGGGGTGGATCCCGTCGGGCCGCGCCCCCATCCGGCGGAACTCAGCGCACTGACCCGCCGGTTGAAGGAGTACGCCGCCGACGCGACCGGCCTGGCCATCGCCCCCGGCCTGAGCTGTGGAGGACCCGACGAGCCCCGGGGACCGGCACGGGTCGCCGAGCTGCGGGCCCGGGGGCTGCCGCCGGGGGCGCTGGCCGCCGCGCAGCTCGGCGGGCTGGCGCTGCTGGCGGGTGTCGCGCTGCGCCAGGGCCGGTGGGGCGCGGCCGCGGCCGGGCTGTACTGGCTCCAGCCGTACCTCGCCCTGGGCGGGCCGGGCTCCCCGCTGAGGCCCGCCGATCTGGCCCGGGCCACCGCGGCCCGGCCGCTGCGCTCGCTCGACGCCGCCCTGCGTACGGCCGCGGCGGCCGGCTGGGACGCAAGCGGCGAGGACCGCGCGCGGGCCGCCGCCTATCAGGCCGAACTGACCACGGGTGTCGCACACTTCCTCGACCCGCGCCGCCCGGACTGCCCGTGGTGCGGCTCCGGCCGGCTCGCCGTCCGGGTCCGGGTGCCCGACCTGCTCCAGGGCAAACCGGTCCTCTTCACCCTGGAACAGTGCGGGGAGTGCGGGCACGTCTTCCAGAACCCCCGACTGACCCCGGAGGGCCTGGAGTTCTACTACCGAGACTTCTACGACGGGCGCGGCGGCGAGGGCGCGGGCACGGTCTTCGGAAGGCTGGGCGCCGCCTACCGGGGGCGCGCCGAGATGCTCCTGCCGCACGCCGAGCCGTTGTCCTGGCTCGATGTGGGCACCGGACACGGCCACTTCTGCAACACGGCGCGGGCCGTCTGGCCGCGGACCCGTTTCGACGGGCTCGACATGGGCGACGGGGTCCGCGAGGCGGAGCGCCGCGGCTGGGTGGAGACCGGGTACCAGGGGCAGTTCCCGGAGTTCGCGTCGAAGCTGGCGGGCCAGTACGAGGTGGTCAGCATGTACCACTACCTGGAACACACCCGGGATCCGCTCGCCGAACTGGACGCGGCGGCCTCCGTCCTGGCCCCCGGCGGCTTCCTGACCATCGAGCTGCCCGACCCGGAATCACGGATGGCCCGGCTGCTCGGCCCCGTGTGGCTGCCCTGGTTCCAGCCCCAGCACCAGCACCTGGTGCCCGCCGCGAACCTGCGCGAGGCACTGGCCGACCGGGGGTTCACCGTCCTCGCCGAGGAGCACGGACCGGCCCACCAGGGCAACGACTTCTTCGGCGCGGTGGCGCTCACGGCGACGCGGCTGGCCCCGGACCCGGACCGCCCGTGGGGTCCCCCGGCCACGGCCCGCACCCGGGCCCTCGCCCACGCCGTTCGGCTGGCCGCCCTGCCGGCCTTCGCGGGCGCGGCGGTACTCGACGCCCTGCGCACGGCGGCGGCCCACCGCACGGACGGCGGCAACGCCTACCGGATGCTGGCCCGCAAGGACACGCCGTGA
- a CDS encoding galactokinase — protein MFRLVAYALEAAHGRPPAAVWSAPYAFHLGSPGLVAAAGWPTAAAAAPRTDGLVRLSSLAHPTDSCDLPLTLSGPPPAAPDWAVRPYTVLRELARAGHGRGGTDLHVQGSLTGAAGLATAEPAECAVALAVADVHAAAGERPDRADLARLLAGALPDGDDGLRRAVLFARPGRALLVGPQPRRRQRYVPFDPAASGARLVLVAVRGEAADRSRELARAVSCARRAGALSAWQPGPRPGRSVLVLLPEARLTAVRAAVAEDFRGRGRPVPRFLNIAVAGAARRED, from the coding sequence TTGTTCCGGCTCGTCGCCTACGCGCTGGAGGCCGCGCACGGGCGGCCCCCCGCCGCCGTGTGGAGCGCGCCGTACGCCTTCCACCTGGGCTCGCCCGGGCTGGTCGCGGCGGCCGGCTGGCCCACGGCTGCTGCCGCGGCCCCGCGCACCGACGGTCTGGTGCGGCTCAGCTCCCTCGCCCACCCCACGGACAGCTGCGATCTGCCGCTGACGCTGTCCGGGCCGCCTCCCGCCGCACCCGACTGGGCCGTGCGGCCGTACACCGTGCTGCGGGAGCTGGCCCGTGCCGGTCACGGCCGCGGCGGAACGGACCTGCACGTGCAGGGTTCGCTCACGGGGGCCGCCGGCCTGGCCACGGCGGAGCCCGCCGAGTGCGCGGTGGCGCTGGCGGTGGCCGACGTGCACGCGGCGGCGGGTGAGCGGCCGGACCGCGCGGACCTGGCCCGGCTGCTGGCCGGTGCGCTGCCGGACGGGGACGACGGGCTGCGCCGGGCGGTGCTCTTCGCCCGGCCCGGCCGGGCCCTGCTGGTGGGTCCGCAACCCCGGCGGCGACAGCGGTACGTGCCCTTCGACCCGGCGGCCTCGGGGGCCCGACTGGTGCTGGTCGCCGTCCGGGGCGAGGCCGCGGACCGGTCGCGGGAGCTGGCGCGGGCGGTGTCCTGTGCCCGGCGGGCCGGTGCGCTGAGTGCGTGGCAGCCCGGGCCGCGGCCGGGGCGGAGCGTGCTGGTGCTGCTGCCCGAGGCACGACTGACGGCGGTGCGGGCCGCGGTCGCGGAGGACTTCCGCGGCCGGGGGCGGCCCGTACCGCGCTTCCTGAACATCGCCGTGGCCGGTGCGGCGCGGCGCGAGGACTGA
- a CDS encoding alpha/beta fold hydrolase yields MAVVLANSLRFHVQRLPAADGADAPDRPVVVFLHGLVVDNLSSFYCPLAVPVARAGHEAVLYDLRGHGRTERPASGYDSRTAVRDLFALLGALGLGQRPVHLVGNSYGGTLALHAALARPDLVAGLTLLEPPLGGAWVENMVDTLSAAALSLEDSPVPAELLTLRLRKAANLTAIADALLNRTTLIDDIAASRTFTPADYARLRCPVLAVCGEHSELVPGARELARHAPRGALRILPGLGHDVLKESSGVLRESVLAHLDATAARAPADSTATTAAAAVRPRAGALVR; encoded by the coding sequence ATGGCCGTCGTCCTCGCCAACTCCCTGCGCTTCCACGTCCAGCGGCTCCCGGCCGCCGACGGAGCCGACGCCCCGGACCGCCCGGTCGTGGTCTTCCTGCACGGGCTGGTCGTCGACAACCTCTCCTCCTTCTACTGCCCCCTGGCCGTGCCGGTGGCCCGGGCCGGGCACGAAGCCGTCCTCTACGACCTGCGCGGCCACGGCCGTACCGAGCGCCCGGCCTCCGGCTACGACAGCCGCACCGCCGTACGGGACCTCTTCGCCCTGCTCGGCGCGCTGGGCCTCGGGCAGCGCCCGGTCCACCTGGTCGGCAACAGCTACGGCGGGACCCTCGCCCTGCACGCCGCCCTGGCCCGGCCCGACCTCGTCGCCGGGCTCACCCTCCTCGAACCCCCGCTCGGCGGGGCGTGGGTGGAGAACATGGTGGACACCCTGTCGGCGGCCGCGCTCAGCCTGGAGGACAGCCCGGTCCCCGCCGAGCTGCTCACCCTGCGCCTGCGCAAGGCCGCCAACCTCACGGCCATCGCCGACGCCCTCCTCAACCGCACCACGCTCATCGACGACATCGCCGCGAGCCGCACCTTCACCCCGGCCGACTACGCCCGGCTGCGCTGCCCGGTCCTGGCCGTCTGCGGCGAGCACTCCGAACTGGTGCCGGGGGCCCGGGAGCTGGCCCGCCACGCCCCGCGGGGGGCGCTGCGGATCCTGCCGGGTCTGGGGCACGACGTGCTCAAGGAGAGCAGTGGGGTGCTACGGGAGTCCGTGCTGGCCCATCTCGACGCGACAGCCGCGAGGGCTCCGGCGGACTCGACCGCCACGACGGCTGCGGCAGCGGTACGGCCGCGGGCGGGAGCGCTGGTCCGGTGA